GCCGCACTCACCTACCTGCTGATGCGGCAGAACCTGCGGCATCGTTCGTTCTTCCTCGAGGTCGACCCGAGCGGTGGCGCGACGCCCCCGCCGTCGACACCCCTGCGCGATCAATCCGAGCGGGTGGTCGCCGACACGCTGTCGGCCCTGGCGGTCCAGGCCGGCCTGGCGCTCGTCGTGGTGACCGCGCTGGCCGCCCTGCTCGGGTGGCTGGTGGCCGGGCGGGTGCTGCGGCCGATCCGCGCGATCTCGTCGACCGCGCGGCGGTTGTCCGCCGAGAACCTCACCGAGCGGGTGCCGGTCACCGCGCCCGCCGACGAGTTGTCCGTGCTCGCCGGCACGGTCAACGACATGCTCGATCGCATCCAGCGCGGCGTCGCCGAGCGCGAACAGATCCTCGGCAGCCAGCGATTGTTCACCGCCAACGCCGCCCACGAGCTGCGGACACCGCTGACCACCGCGCGCACCGCGATCGACGTGACCCTGGACGGCGAGCCCGACCGCGCCGAGTTGCTCACGATGGCCGGGGATGTCCGCTCCGCCGTCGAGCACGTGCAGCGCATTCTGGACGGCCTGCTCCTGCTGGCCCGCAGCCAGGCCGGCATCGGCGCGGCCGAACCCGCCGACCTGGCCGACCTCGCTGCCGGTGCCCTCGAGGACGCGAAGGACCGGGCGCGCGGCCTCGACCTCCGCACTGACCTGCAACCGGCGCCGGTGAGCGGCGAGCCGATCCTGCTGGAACGAATGATCGGCAACCTGGTCGACAACGCGATCCGCTACAACCGCCCCGGCGGGCAGCTTACGGTCACCACCGGCACGGCGGACGGGCTCGCCGTCTTGCGTGTCGTCAACACCGGCCGGTGCATCCCGCCCGACCAGGCCCAGACGCTGCTGGAACCGTTCGTCCACGGGTACGGCGCCCGGGTCCACACCGACCGGCTGGGGCTGGGCCTGTCGATCGTGCAGGCGGTCGCGCTCGCTCACCGCGGGCGGATTCAGGTCACCGCCCCGGACGGCGGCGGCCTGGACGTCACCGTCCACCTCCCGCTCAGCTCGCTAGGCCGGCCGACTGTGCTTTGATTCGGTAGGTGGGCGCGGACGGGCCGGTGGCCGGAGATCTCGGATACATCCTTACGGCCGTGGAGAACGCGGCGCCGGTCGACGCCGTGGAGGCAGTAACCCGGCAGCTGGGGGCCAGCCTCGGCGCAACCGCGGTGTCGTTCCTCGTCGCCGACCTGAGTGGCAGGGCCCTGGTCCGGCTGGCTCATTTTCCGCTGGTCGGAGCCGCGGAAGCCCGGCGACAGGATGAGGAAGTCGCCACGGTCCTCCCGTTCAACGGTGGGCCGCAGGAACAGGCGGTGCGTTCCCAGCGCGTGCAGGTTCACGCCGGTGCGAACGGCGGTCACGTGATCCTCGCACCGGTCACCGAACGCGGTGAGGCCATCGGCGTGCTGGAGATCAGCCTTCCGACCGAACCCGATGAATCGACGCTCGAGGCCGCCAGCCGGGGCGCTCACGCCCTCGCGTTCGTCGTGATCGCCGCCCGACGCCACACCGACCTCTTCGAGTGGGGCCAGCGCACCAGCCGTTTCAACCTCGCCGCCGAGATCCAACGACGACTGCTGCCCGCGGCCTTCACGTGCGAGGCAGCCGCGTTCTCCCTCTCGGGCTGGCTCGAGCCGGCAGCCACCATCGGCGGTGACACCTTCGACTACAGCCTGGCCCGCGACGCCTTGCACCTGAGCATGACCGACGCGATGGGCCACGGCGTGGATAGCGCATTGCTCGCCACCCTCGCCGTCGGGAGCCTCCGCAACACCCGCCGCCAAGGATTGCCGCTCGCCGACCGGGCCGCCGCGGCGAACCTGGCGCTGACCGACAACGCACCAAAGGGCTTCGGATTCGCCACCGGCATCCTCGCCCGGCTCGACCTGCCCACCGGCAACCTCAGTCTGGTCAACGCCGGCCACGTACCGCCGCTGCTGATCCGTGGCCGGATGGTCGAGACACTGCACCTCCCGATCGACCTGGCCTTCGGGATTCGCCGCGAGCAGACCTACCGCACCACCGACGTGGCACTGCGACCGGGCGACCGCGTCGTCCTGCTCACCGACGGCATGGTCGAACGCCGCGCTGCCGCGCTGGAGTTGACGGCCCGCCTACTGGAGCTGGCCGAAACGCACCCCAGAGAAGTGGTCCGCGCACTCGGGGACGCTGTTCTGAGCGTCGCTGGTCCCACCCTTACCGACGACGCGTCTCTTCTCGTCCTCGACTGGTACGGCGACCACGGCACCCAACGAACCACCCACAACGGCGCCGACCTCACACGAGCGACGGCAACGCAGGACACCTAGGGGCGCCCCTCATCAAGGCTGACGGCCGACGCCGGCGGGTCGCGTCGTACGGACCGGTGGCACGTCGTCGGCTCCGGCGGCGAGGTCAGCCGGACGACCGGTGGTGCTCGTCGCGGTCAACGCAGCGGCGAAAAGTACCAATTGGTTGACGGCGTTAAGAAAGACCAACAGTCCGACCGAGCCGGCGACCAGTTGGTAGGTGGGATTGGCCTCGGTGTGCTGCACGTAGAGCCGTCCGAGGGTCTTGAGCAGTTCCAGGCCGACGGCCACCAGCAGCGCCGGCCCCAGAACGCGTCGCCACGGCATCCGCACCCGCGGCAGTCCAGTCAGCATGCCCAGGGCCAGAACCACGTTCACACCGATGCCCAGCAGCACCCCCAGCGCGCCGAGCAGCCACCGCGAGCCGGTGGCGCCGGGGTCCGTCGCGACAACCAGCCCGTTCGCGGCCACGGTGGTCCCGTATGCCACCACCAGCGAGGCAGCCAGCAGCAGCCCCAGGCCGGCCAGCACCAGCAAGTCGACGAGCACCCGGACGACGAGGTTGCCGGGGTACTCCGTTAGCTGCCACATCCTGCGGATCGAGGACCGCAACGCATCGACCCAAAACCAGCCGGTGATCGGCAGGCCGATGAACGCGATGATGCCGACGGTGCGCCGGACGCGGCGCATCGACTCCACATCGAGGCTGGGCACGTTCTCGGCGACGTACCGTTCCACCGTGCGCAGCACCGCGGGGTCGTCCAGGACGAACCCGAAAGCGGCGAAGCTCAGCAAGCCGAGCGCGAACATGGCGAAGAACGCGTAGTACGTCACTGCGGCGGCGAGCCGTCCGCCGTCAGCCTCGTCGTAGCGCAGCGCGGCGCGGACGAGGTGATCCAGCCAACCGACCCGCCGACGGAGCCGCCGCCAGGCCGTCGGAATCCACCGGAGGAAACGCCGCCCCGTCACGGGGCGCGGGTACCCCCCGAGAATGACTTCATCTCCCTTCCGTCACCGAAATCAGCTACGGCGGCCCCTAGCTGATACGGGCCATCGCGCACATGTCCGAACGACGCATGGTGGCGGTTCGCAGGACAAAATTGGCTCGTGGTGAAGGCCGCCACAAGATCACCTCGGTGTCGGCAGGCATCACCTGGAACAGCCGGACCAGGAAGTTGAGAAGTGCCGAGCCTGCGTAGGTCACCGCGGCAAGGTCGATCAGCACGACGGGCGCCCTGTCGTCGGCTAGCCAGTCGACGGCATCGGACAACAGCCTGGTTGCGGCCGTGTCGACATCGCCGACCAAGCTCACTCGGGCCTGACCGGTCGCGGTTGGAGCGGCCGAAACGGTGACCGTGAGCCCTGCTTGAGACCGGTGAAAGGTGTCACCCGATGGCATAGCCCGCCTCCGACAGAGCGATGCATGCCGGGTCTGGGGCAACGGCCCACCACGGGGACCGCTCTCCGATCCTACGGCGCCGGGCGCTCCGCAGCTAGCCGACAACGGCTCCGGGAAGAAGCCAATTTTCGGATGCCGGGTTGTGAGAGGAGTACCGTGGAAATATTGAGGACCGGAGCCTCTGGTCCTGCTGCCCAGGCCCTCGGCGGTCAATTCGAGACACCGAGAGAGGCCTCGTTGTGCCCCGCAGGAATCGCCGCCCGCAGTTTCTCGGTACTCTTTCCCTGAGCCGGACTCGAATCCCCTGCTCCGTGGGGGGAAATCGTGGCTGAGCGGGAAAGCGTCATCAGACAACTCATCGAGGCTCAACCGTCTTCACCCGGCAGCAGGGGGACCCTGCTGCGAATCTGCCGCGCCGCGTCGGAGTCGCTCGCGGCGTCGGGGGCCGGGATCAGCGTGTTCACCCCCGACTCCGTCCGGGGGATGTGCGCCGCCTCGGACCCTCGGAGCGAACGGCTCGAGGAGCTGCAGTTCGTTCTCGGGGAAGGCCCGTGCGTTGACGCCTTCGACAGCCGCCGTCCCGTCCTCGTCGGTGACCTCGCCGAGGACGGTATGGCCCGGTGGCCGATGTACGCGCCTGCCGTGCACGATCACGGTGTCCGAGCGGTGTTCGCGATTCCGCTGCAGATCGGCGGGGCTCGTCTCGGCGTCCTCGACGTGTTCCGCGATCGGGCGGGCGCGTTGTCCAGCGAGCAACTCACCGACGCGTTGACGTTCGCCGACGTCGCCGTCTCCGCGCTCCTCGACGAACAAGACGGCCTCGGCGCCGCGGGCCGCGCGGGCATCACCGACGCGGTCGAACATCGGGCGGAACTATTCCAGGCTCAGGGGATGGTGATGGTGCAGATCGGCGGGACAATCAGTGAGGCCA
This Cryptosporangium aurantiacum DNA region includes the following protein-coding sequences:
- a CDS encoding sensor histidine kinase; translated protein: MRLTARARLTLLLIGLVLAAGTVLAALTYLLMRQNLRHRSFFLEVDPSGGATPPPSTPLRDQSERVVADTLSALAVQAGLALVVVTALAALLGWLVAGRVLRPIRAISSTARRLSAENLTERVPVTAPADELSVLAGTVNDMLDRIQRGVAEREQILGSQRLFTANAAHELRTPLTTARTAIDVTLDGEPDRAELLTMAGDVRSAVEHVQRILDGLLLLARSQAGIGAAEPADLADLAAGALEDAKDRARGLDLRTDLQPAPVSGEPILLERMIGNLVDNAIRYNRPGGQLTVTTGTADGLAVLRVVNTGRCIPPDQAQTLLEPFVHGYGARVHTDRLGLGLSIVQAVALAHRGRIQVTAPDGGGLDVTVHLPLSSLGRPTVL
- a CDS encoding PP2C family protein-serine/threonine phosphatase — translated: MGADGPVAGDLGYILTAVENAAPVDAVEAVTRQLGASLGATAVSFLVADLSGRALVRLAHFPLVGAAEARRQDEEVATVLPFNGGPQEQAVRSQRVQVHAGANGGHVILAPVTERGEAIGVLEISLPTEPDESTLEAASRGAHALAFVVIAARRHTDLFEWGQRTSRFNLAAEIQRRLLPAAFTCEAAAFSLSGWLEPAATIGGDTFDYSLARDALHLSMTDAMGHGVDSALLATLAVGSLRNTRRQGLPLADRAAAANLALTDNAPKGFGFATGILARLDLPTGNLSLVNAGHVPPLLIRGRMVETLHLPIDLAFGIRREQTYRTTDVALRPGDRVVLLTDGMVERRAAALELTARLLELAETHPREVVRALGDAVLSVAGPTLTDDASLLVLDWYGDHGTQRTTHNGADLTRATATQDT
- a CDS encoding YihY/virulence factor BrkB family protein; translated protein: MTGRRFLRWIPTAWRRLRRRVGWLDHLVRAALRYDEADGGRLAAAVTYYAFFAMFALGLLSFAAFGFVLDDPAVLRTVERYVAENVPSLDVESMRRVRRTVGIIAFIGLPITGWFWVDALRSSIRRMWQLTEYPGNLVVRVLVDLLVLAGLGLLLAASLVVAYGTTVAANGLVVATDPGATGSRWLLGALGVLLGIGVNVVLALGMLTGLPRVRMPWRRVLGPALLVAVGLELLKTLGRLYVQHTEANPTYQLVAGSVGLLVFLNAVNQLVLFAAALTATSTTGRPADLAAGADDVPPVRTTRPAGVGRQP
- a CDS encoding STAS domain-containing protein; this encodes MSLVGDVDTAATRLLSDAVDWLADDRAPVVLIDLAAVTYAGSALLNFLVRLFQVMPADTEVILWRPSPRANFVLRTATMRRSDMCAMARIS
- a CDS encoding GAF and ANTAR domain-containing protein, with product MAERESVIRQLIEAQPSSPGSRGTLLRICRAASESLAASGAGISVFTPDSVRGMCAASDPRSERLEELQFVLGEGPCVDAFDSRRPVLVGDLAEDGMARWPMYAPAVHDHGVRAVFAIPLQIGGARLGVLDVFRDRAGALSSEQLTDALTFADVAVSALLDEQDGLGAAGRAGITDAVEHRAELFQAQGMVMVQIGGTISEAMARMRAYAYAESRGLSEIARDVVTGRLSFEQDNS